The Paenibacillus sp. MBLB1832 genome has a window encoding:
- a CDS encoding carbohydrate ABC transporter permease, with amino-acid sequence MKISYSDRVFIAVNHVLLLLLVVVTLYPLVYVAFASISDGAQLITHKGFLYRPLGFSIEAYKNVFHNPSILKGYRNTLFILVFGVTTNLIVTALGAYVLSRKNVMWNRVFIFIVILTMFFSGGLVPLYLIVKGVGLIDSLWATILPFAVNTFNLIIMRTAFMAVPESLEESAKMDGANHFVILFRIIIPLSMPVIAVMILYYAVEKWNGWFWASIFLKDRDLYPLQLTLREILIANNTDMMSTGANAADQFQIGETIKYATIMVASVPILVLYPFVQKYFVKGVMIGAVKG; translated from the coding sequence ATGAAAATCAGCTATTCAGATCGCGTATTCATCGCCGTCAACCATGTTCTGCTGCTGTTGCTCGTGGTTGTCACCCTTTATCCGCTAGTCTATGTGGCGTTCGCTTCGATCAGTGATGGCGCACAACTGATTACGCACAAAGGCTTTCTCTACCGCCCTCTCGGCTTCAGTATCGAAGCTTACAAGAACGTATTTCACAATCCTTCTATTCTAAAAGGGTACCGCAACACCTTATTCATCCTTGTTTTCGGTGTCACGACGAACTTGATTGTGACCGCCTTAGGCGCCTACGTGCTCTCCCGTAAAAATGTCATGTGGAACCGTGTCTTCATCTTCATCGTCATTCTGACCATGTTCTTCAGCGGCGGTCTAGTACCGCTGTACTTGATTGTGAAAGGTGTCGGCCTGATCGACTCCTTATGGGCCACGATTTTGCCATTCGCCGTCAATACGTTTAACTTAATTATCATGCGCACAGCCTTTATGGCTGTCCCCGAAAGCCTCGAGGAATCGGCCAAAATGGACGGCGCGAACCATTTCGTCATTCTGTTTCGCATCATTATCCCGCTGTCCATGCCGGTTATCGCGGTCATGATCTTGTATTATGCGGTTGAGAAATGGAATGGCTGGTTCTGGGCCTCGATTTTCTTGAAGGATCGCGATCTCTACCCGCTTCAGCTTACTCTTCGGGAAATCTTGATCGCGAATAACACTGACATGATGTCCACTGGCGCCAACGCTGCTGACCAATTCCAGATCGGCGAAACCATTAAGTATGCCACGATCATGGTTGCTTCTGTCCCCATTCTGGTCCTGTATCCATTCGTACAGAAATATTTCGTAAAAGGCGTCATGATTGGCGCTGTCAAAGGGTAG
- a CDS encoding ABC transporter permease produces the protein MRKTATASFPVRFKRDFLLNKYLYLMMIPVLAYYVIFHYAPMYGALIAFKEYTPMKGIVHSPWIGFQNFHDFFGSYYFWRILKNTVVISLYTLCFEFPAPIILAILINELANKKFQRFVQTVTYMPYFISLVVIAGMIKDFTNNGGLVNTLLTYFGANDTAMLQKPELFRTIYVLSEIWQKIGWESIIYLAALMSIDQEQYEAARMDGATRLKSIWHITIPGILPTISIMFILRMGNLLNVGFEKIILLYNPSTYDTADVISSFVYRKGLLEFGWSYSAAVGLFNSVINLALLITANKISKRISENSLW, from the coding sequence ATGCGTAAAACAGCGACGGCTAGCTTTCCAGTACGCTTCAAACGCGATTTTCTGCTAAACAAATACTTATACCTGATGATGATTCCCGTTCTGGCTTACTACGTTATCTTCCACTATGCGCCGATGTATGGAGCTTTGATTGCTTTCAAAGAATACACACCGATGAAGGGGATCGTCCATAGTCCTTGGATTGGATTCCAGAACTTTCATGATTTCTTCGGCAGCTACTATTTCTGGCGAATTCTCAAGAACACCGTTGTCATTTCCCTTTACACACTTTGCTTTGAATTTCCAGCCCCCATCATTTTGGCGATTCTGATTAATGAGCTCGCGAACAAGAAGTTTCAACGCTTTGTGCAAACGGTTACTTACATGCCGTACTTCATTTCCCTCGTCGTCATCGCTGGGATGATTAAAGACTTCACGAATAACGGCGGCTTAGTGAACACGTTACTAACTTATTTTGGCGCGAATGATACAGCGATGCTGCAGAAGCCAGAGCTGTTTCGAACCATATATGTGTTATCGGAAATTTGGCAAAAAATCGGCTGGGAATCGATTATATATTTAGCTGCGCTCATGAGCATCGATCAGGAGCAGTATGAAGCAGCAAGAATGGACGGGGCAACCCGACTGAAGTCCATCTGGCATATTACGATCCCAGGGATTCTGCCGACGATTTCCATTATGTTCATTCTGCGTATGGGGAATTTGCTCAACGTAGGCTTTGAGAAAATTATTCTGCTCTACAATCCAAGCACGTACGATACGGCTGATGTCATTTCGTCCTTCGTGTACCGGAAAGGTTTGCTCGAATTTGGTTGGAGTTATAGTGCAGCGGTCGGGCTCTTCAATTCCGTGATCAATCTCGCTTTGCTCATCACAGCCAACAAAATCAGCAAACGGATCAGCGAAAATAGTCTATGGTAA